The following is a genomic window from Brachionichthys hirsutus isolate HB-005 chromosome 10, CSIRO-AGI_Bhir_v1, whole genome shotgun sequence.
cagaggtctgagctctctgagtgcttttctagttcttttTTAATGCATCTTCAATTTGATTCTCACTGTTTCGAAGGGATTCTGGTGCCTGATCTTCTGCTGAGTCGTGTTTCACTCATACCGAAGGCCTTGGGATTTCACACTTGTAAATGCACTATTTGCAAATGTTTGCAAACATGACCTGCATTTTTGTGACATCAAATGGGAGCAAGTAAAGTCACCCAGATTGTAGTACTTCAGACAAACTTTATTCAGAAAGTGtctgagtgtgaatgtgtgtgaatacaagacttactttttttttataataaaaataaaacacctccAAGCCCATCACAAAGTCCCTTCATCCACTTCACAGCAGCTGCTCTGAGAACGCGCTTCTGCATCCTTGTTAATAACACGATGGATTAGCAGTTGAGACCTGTCCAATGGTTTATGTGAGACATGATGATGTGGGTCTGTGAGGGCTTATAGCGGATGCCCAGTATCTACCATGTACAGTTCGTTGGGGGGGTGAGGTGTTGGCTGCCATGTGGACAGTCTAATGCTTGTCGTCAGGGGCAGGGAGTTTCTCGAGGGTGGGTTCCACCCCCCAGATCTCGCGAGCGTATTGAGCAATGGTGCGATCGCTGGAGAACTTGCCACAGCCAGCAATGTTGTAGATCACCTTCTTGGTCCATTCCCTTGGATTCTAATGAAGGGACAAATGAGATGATGAGAAATAAGGTAGCTGATTATGAGCTTATTAGCTATAAATGCACCTTTATAAgccattcaaatgaaaatgtaaagatCCCACCTTGTATAGATCGTTGACTTTCTCCTGGCATTTCATATAGTCTTCATAGTCTGCAAAGACCTTGAACCTGTGCAGAAGATCaatgaaatattacattttaacattgtaaaccccatttagggattcaaaaatctgtttaaaaatgtacatcaactctgattcacttttacttttcatagttggtgtataaagatccaaagaacaatttagaacctttcgctgatgatccagatcaccatgtggatggtggaAATCTAATTatggggggaatgagctgctcggcggaggtctgcgctctctgagtgcttttctagtttgttttgCTTTCCTTTTCGTGCACCAGCATGCAAGTTAATGCACGCTCTCATTTTTATGTGCGCACACATATTTCCCCCTTGGGCTCCAAATGCTGGATGTGTCTTTACCTGTCATGATGCATGAGCATGTTGACAATTTCTTTAAACAGGTCAGGCTGCTTTGGGCTAAAGAAGCCTCCGGCAATCTGGTCAATAGCCTGTTTGAGCTCAGGCAGGCTATTGTAGTACCCCTCTGCATGATATCTGGGGAAAAAGAGAGATTATGTCAGGGTCAAACTGTTTTTATGGTTAAAGAGAGATGTTTAATGACTTGCAGGATACCTGAGGTAAATTAGATAGAAATTAAGCACCAAGTTTAATTTCCTACCCTTTCATGTCAAGTGCATCGACATCGTCCACCCTCATGCCGAAGATGAAGAGGTTGCCCTCGCCGGCCTCCTCGGCCATCTCTACGTTGGCTCCATCCATGGTGCCGATGGTCAGAGCGCCGTTCAGCATGAACTTCATGTTGCCGGTGCCGGAGGCCTCGGTACCAGCCGTGGAGATCTGCTCAGACAGGTCAGCCGCAGGGATGGCTGGAAAATAGGAGACGTGgaaggttttttgttttttgacagaGGACATCTGTCAAGAAGGGAGGGTGAAAGAGAATAGCCAGGAAGTAGGACGTTGATTTGATCACCTCTTTCTGCCAGTGTGACTCTGTAGTTCTCCAGAAAGATGACTTTGAGACGGTCTCCAACAACGGGGTCATTGTTGACCACCTCGCCGATGGCCGTGATCAGGCGAATAATCATCTTGGCACTGTGGTATCCAGGAGCCGCCTGAATGGAAGGAACAGTTAGAGGAATAATTTAAGAGCACTTTAGTCTGAGCTGTGAGAAGGAGTCCCTTTAATGGTTATGTGCCATTCAACTGCAAACCTTTCCTCCAATCATGACCGTTCTAGGAGTCCACTGCTTGTTAGGCTCCTTCTTGATGCCTGGAGGGGAAAAACATTTGGGGGCCGAGGTGAAATTCTTTTCCTGACTCACACATGCAGACAGAAGTTGAGAACATGTGGGACATCAGGAGATGTGAAGCGCACAAACTCACGGTTATAGTAGGTGATGATGTGAAGGCAGTTGAGCAGCTGCCTCTTGTATTCATGAATTCTCTTCACTTGAACGTCGAACATGGAGTTGGGGTTGATCTTCACTTTGTAGTGCTCTTCCAAGTGCACGGCAAACTTCAACTTGTTCTCCTTCAAGATCAGAACATTGGCTTCAGAACTTAAAAGGTGACGATATTACACTTATTGTGTGTTCTAGTTTAGCTGTTTGTacgatgcgtgtgtgtgtgaatctttGGAACGTGCCGGCCACGACGCTTCAAGGCTTTTTGCTCTATTTAACGATATACATACAGCAATGACATTCACAGCTATACGTGTGTACTGGACATAATAGAGCgagtaacacacacaaaaaagaaagcatCAGTCACCTGCTTCACTTTAGCAACGTCACGAATGAAAGCCTCATCGTTGACATACTTGCAGAGGCCTCGCAGTTGGTCGAGGTCACGGATGAAGTCTTCACCGATCCTCTGTGAACGAGAATTGAAAACAAGTAAATGAAGGCATTTTTAATCTTCACGTGTTGCCGTGAAGTgtgcatgatttaaaaaaaaaaaaaagagctgacCTCTGCGATGACCTCAGCCAACCCTGGGTTGCACATCACCAGCCAACGGCGAGGAGTGATGCCGTTGGTCTTGTTTTGGAACTTGTGTGGCTCCATTTCATAGAAGTCCTTGAAGCTGCAGGCAGAGCAGGGCATCATgaagcagatgctgctgcttctacaatgctgtatttaatttacaatctatttagatctattagaGATTTTTAGTTACGTACATGGTTGCTTTGAGGATGTCAGAATGTATCTGGGCCACACCGTTGACAGCATGGGAGCCCACAATGCACAGATGGGCCATGTTGATcctcttctgccccccctcctcgaTGAGGGACATACGGCACAGACGACCGTTATCGCCAGGATATTTCTCAGCAACTTtctgcaaagtaaaaaaaaaagtaaaatcaaaaatcatcatcagcatATTAATGCAGATCAACACAGctatttatattttaacatcaaatgagcagcagcaggaacattCTGTTTCCTTTCGGCAGCCCcaataatttaattataatagatgttgtaaatgaaaataaaatgagaaactcTTTTGTTCTTAGACTTTACAGGAAAGCATTCAAACTCGTCATTTATTGCATTATAATAAGGTATTTTGTCTCACAGAACACATCAACTATTAGAATTTTGTCTATTGTCCGTCTTGATAATTTTACCTCCTGTCAAGTCCTAAGTGTTTTTAATTACACCCTAAGAAAGTTAGAATTGAATGGCAATGCCGACAAGGAATGAATAATGTCTTCCTTTTGTCCACAATAACACAATAACCGAATATGTCTGTTAATTACCTTCTGCATAAGTTATTTATTAACAAGTTCTCATTTGAATCACGATGGAATAAAAGCATAAGATGACATAAAATGGAAATAATCAAACCTAATACCTCCATATAGTACTTTTGAAGTGCTGCACATTATGGCAACATGTTGCAAGGTACCAAACTAACCTCTAGGTGGCGACGGTTGATCTCGTAAATAATTTCGAGGTGACGAGGCAGCAGATGAGCGAGCAGGTCGACCGGCCATCGCTCCAGCGCTTCAGGAAGGACAGTGTGGTTGGTGTAGGCACAAGTACGCACGCAGATGTCCCAGGCCTGGACACCAGGAAGGGACAACATGGCGGTTTATTACAAATAAATCACCATCAATGATCTCTTTATGTTTATTAGTCACGTGGTGTCCCATCAAAAACACTGCAAATAGATCAACATAAATGAAAGCAAGCACAGAGTCTTTGtcaaaatgaaacaataaacatttaaaggtaaaaataaaaacagtaataataatttatattgtTAAGCCAGTGTTGTTCTTCCTCACCATGTCCCATTCAAGGTTTTCTTCATCAAGCAATACCCTTATTAGCTCAGGAATGGCCATGGCAGGGTGAGTGTCATTCAGCTGGATGGCAACCTGGAAACGCAGATGAGTACATGTAAATGCAGGTTTCAAATGTGCCGCATGATATAGATGGAAACCAGCTCACCACCTGTTCAAGTCACTGACAAAGGTGATTTGTGAAAAGCTGAGACAGAGAGAATATCAGGAGGGGATGCCTTTTAATTCTTTGCAGAAACTGTTTGGAATTCTTTTCACTTTACCTTGTCAGGCATTTTGCTGAAGTCTGTGCGAACAATCTCCCTGGAGCCAAACTTAGACACCTTGAAACGACGGATGATGTCTTGAAGGGTGGCAGATACTACAAAGTACTCCTGCTTTAAACGCAGCTCCTTTCCTTCAAAGAACTGAGGATGAAGATATATAGAGGCGtttatattaaaaagaaaaacattcaaagtAGCCTTTTACATAAACACTGGTATTGAAGTAGGAGGAATGCAGCTTAATAAAACAGACACCACTTTGAGTCTTAAAGTATGGAAACCCATCTCTCAGTTGATCGCTTTAATcaggatgcaaacacacatgaaGTCGCACATTTTCTTACATTATCATTTGGATACAGCACACGGGAGATGTTCTCAGCCAGGTTCCTGTCCAACACAGCCTGAATGTAGCCGCCAACGTTGACTGGAAGGGAATACACATGTAATCTCCTTTAACTCATTTGGATTTGAAAGCTGTTGCATGTTGAACAGCATGTGATTTCTGCCAGACACGTACAGTCTTTGAGGTTAAACTCGCAGGGTGCCTTTGCCGACCACAGCCTCATTGTGTTTACGACATTGTTTCTGTAGCCGGGGATCGGGGTGTCGTACGGCAGGGCAAGCACAACCTGCCCGGAACGACACAACCAGACAGAGATCAATATGCTGTCTCAAGAAACCTTATTTCATGTTTACTCACCTGAGTATCAACCCATTTGACACCATCGGGGTGGTGCTCGGTCCTGCCGTAGAAGTGCACCGGACGCATGTACTCTGGGCGCGCCTTCTCCCAGGGGTTGCCGAAGCGAAGCCAGTCATCGGCTTCCTCGACCTGGATCACGACAAGCAGAGGAGAAACGTATTATCCGAGCTGCCTCTGAGCAATCACAAAATGAGATGAGGCGTCAGATCCTGATGGTGATGGCAGGAAAGGCAAGGCTCATTGTTCCTAACCTGCCAGCCGTTGACAATCTTCTGATTGAAGATGCCAAACTCATAGCGAATACCGTAACCGTAGGCAGCCAGACCCAGAGAAGCCATGGAGTCCAGGAAGCAAGCTGAAAACCACACGAAACAGCTTTGACCAGCTCTTACATGAAATATCATACAATTTATGTccattatgggggggggggggactcattTATCAACTAGAaatgcactcagagagcgcagacctccgccaagcagctcattcctccccacatctgttcctggtaacatttatAATATTTCCAgaaaatctcatcaagatccatccagacctttttgagttatcttgctaatagacagacaggcaagcaCACCAACGCCGGTTATTACACGACCTCCTCCCTGgcaaaatgaaaagtaaaaaaaaaaagatgctcacCAGCAAGGCGGCCCAGACCACCATTTCCCAAACCAGCATCTTCCTCCATGTCCTGCAGTTCCTCCATGTCCAAACCCAACTAAGAAGACAAGAATGAATGGATACAGGACTTGAACCAGTCAAGTGAAATCCACTGCTTCAATTCACAGAGAATTAAAGAAGCATCTCTATCTCACCTGGTACGTAGCCTCATCGCAGGCGTTCTCCAGAGCCAGGTTCACCATGGTGTTCTGGAGGGTGCGGCCCATGTAGAACTCAAGGGAGATGTAGTACACGCGCTACAGTTTGAGAAGaataggggggtgggggggggaggatcaAACATTGGACAGCCAGATACAGAAATATTTTCAGCATCGCAGTAGAACTAAGGAAAGGTCGCCACAGTTGTATGACGGGTAGAAATTTGGCAATGAAACCAAAAGCAAAATGTCACACAGGAAATGAATCTCCAAAGAAAGTTCCATGATTTAATGTCATGGATGGGAGGGCGCAGCAGTGTTCCACCTGAAGATGCCTTTACACTTTGCCATTTAGTtgtgggttgttgttttttatcctCGGGGTTGGATGCAGGCTGAggtggagagcagagaggagctaGGGCG
Proteins encoded in this region:
- the pygma gene encoding glycogen phosphorylase, muscle form, which produces MSKPLSDHDRKKQISVRGLAGVENVTELKQNFNRHLHFTLVKDRNVATRRDYYFALANTVREHLIGRWIRTQQHYYEKDPKRVYYISLEFYMGRTLQNTMVNLALENACDEATYQLGLDMEELQDMEEDAGLGNGGLGRLAACFLDSMASLGLAAYGYGIRYEFGIFNQKIVNGWQVEEADDWLRFGNPWEKARPEYMRPVHFYGRTEHHPDGVKWVDTQVVLALPYDTPIPGYRNNVVNTMRLWSAKAPCEFNLKDFNVGGYIQAVLDRNLAENISRVLYPNDNFFEGKELRLKQEYFVVSATLQDIIRRFKVSKFGSREIVRTDFSKMPDKVAIQLNDTHPAMAIPELIRVLLDEENLEWDMAWDICVRTCAYTNHTVLPEALERWPVDLLAHLLPRHLEIIYEINRRHLEKVAEKYPGDNGRLCRMSLIEEGGQKRINMAHLCIVGSHAVNGVAQIHSDILKATIFKDFYEMEPHKFQNKTNGITPRRWLVMCNPGLAEVIAERIGEDFIRDLDQLRGLCKYVNDEAFIRDVAKVKQENKLKFAVHLEEHYKVKINPNSMFDVQVKRIHEYKRQLLNCLHIITYYNRIKKEPNKQWTPRTVMIGGKAAPGYHSAKMIIRLITAIGEVVNNDPVVGDRLKVIFLENYRVTLAERAIPAADLSEQISTAGTEASGTGNMKFMLNGALTIGTMDGANVEMAEEAGEGNLFIFGMRVDDVDALDMKGYHAEGYYNSLPELKQAIDQIAGGFFSPKQPDLFKEIVNMLMHHDRFKVFADYEDYMKCQEKVNDLYKNPREWTKKVIYNIAGCGKFSSDRTIAQYAREIWGVEPTLEKLPAPDDKH